A region of Prochlorococcus marinus subsp. pastoris str. CCMP1986 DNA encodes the following proteins:
- the acs gene encoding acetate--CoA ligase produces MTLDKKHSINNILEENRLFPPSKEFSDKSNIKSFEELQSLKKQSLENPTKFWESFANSEIDWFEPFQTVLDRENAPFFKWFKEGKLNITYNCLDRHIKNGIGNKTALVWEGEPGDNKKYTYQELLKEVCKASNALKSLGIKKGDLVCIYMPMIPEAMVAMLACARIGAPHSVVFGGFSSESLKDRLIDGNARFVITADGGFRKDKVIELKKAVDAAIESGANKIVEKVIVVQRTKKDISMVNNRDFWWHELLKDQKDWCEPEIMNSEDRLFVLYTSGSTGKPKGVVHTTAGYNLWSHLTFKWIFDIKDDDVYWCTADVGWITGHSYIVYGPLSNGATTLMFEGVPRASNLGAFWEIIQKYKVTIFYTAPTAIRSFMKSGREIPDQYDLRSLRLLGTVGEPINPEAWMWYREVIGDNKCPIVDTWWQTETGGVMISPLPGAVATKPGSATFSLPGIEVEVVDKNGEKVVENEGGYLVVKKPWPGMMRTIHENSQRYLESYWEYISFKGEKNVYFAGDGARIDNDGYIWIMGRVDDVISVSGHRLGTMEIESALVSHKSVAEAAVVGRKDDLKGEAIVAFVSLEKDINSFPEIVEELKKHVVNEIGIIAKPEKIIISDSLPKTRSGKIMRRILRSLAEGEKISGDISTLEDSSVLEKLKEIS; encoded by the coding sequence GAAGAAAATAGACTCTTCCCCCCTTCAAAAGAATTCTCAGATAAATCAAATATAAAAAGTTTTGAGGAATTACAAAGTTTAAAAAAACAATCTTTAGAGAACCCAACAAAATTCTGGGAATCTTTTGCAAATTCGGAAATTGATTGGTTCGAACCATTTCAGACTGTTTTAGACCGAGAAAATGCGCCCTTTTTTAAATGGTTTAAGGAAGGTAAGTTGAATATCACTTATAACTGCTTAGATAGACATATCAAAAACGGAATTGGGAATAAAACAGCGCTTGTATGGGAAGGCGAGCCAGGAGATAACAAGAAATATACGTATCAAGAACTTCTCAAAGAAGTATGCAAAGCTTCAAATGCTTTGAAATCTTTGGGAATAAAAAAGGGTGATTTGGTCTGTATTTATATGCCAATGATTCCTGAGGCGATGGTTGCCATGCTCGCTTGCGCGAGAATTGGAGCTCCTCATTCCGTAGTTTTTGGAGGCTTCTCCTCTGAGTCGTTAAAAGATAGGTTAATTGATGGAAATGCCAGATTTGTTATAACGGCAGATGGTGGTTTTAGAAAAGATAAGGTAATTGAGCTTAAGAAAGCTGTTGATGCGGCAATTGAAAGTGGGGCAAATAAGATTGTTGAAAAAGTTATTGTTGTTCAAAGAACTAAAAAAGATATCTCGATGGTAAACAATAGGGATTTTTGGTGGCACGAATTATTAAAAGATCAAAAAGATTGGTGTGAACCTGAAATTATGAATAGCGAAGATAGATTGTTTGTCTTATATACTTCAGGATCCACTGGTAAACCAAAGGGTGTTGTTCATACAACTGCTGGTTATAATCTCTGGTCTCACCTTACATTCAAGTGGATTTTTGATATAAAAGATGATGATGTCTATTGGTGTACAGCAGATGTTGGGTGGATTACTGGACATAGTTATATAGTATATGGACCTTTATCCAATGGAGCAACAACTCTTATGTTTGAAGGTGTTCCAAGGGCATCTAACTTAGGGGCTTTTTGGGAAATTATTCAAAAATACAAAGTTACTATTTTCTATACAGCGCCAACAGCGATAAGATCATTTATGAAATCTGGACGTGAAATCCCTGACCAATACGATTTAAGATCTTTGAGACTTTTGGGGACAGTTGGCGAGCCAATTAATCCTGAAGCATGGATGTGGTATCGAGAGGTAATAGGTGATAATAAGTGTCCAATAGTAGATACATGGTGGCAAACTGAAACTGGTGGTGTGATGATAAGCCCGTTACCAGGAGCCGTTGCTACAAAGCCAGGTTCCGCAACATTCTCTTTGCCTGGAATCGAGGTTGAAGTTGTAGATAAAAATGGAGAAAAGGTGGTGGAAAATGAGGGTGGATATTTGGTTGTTAAAAAACCTTGGCCTGGAATGATGCGTACAATTCATGAAAACTCTCAAAGATATTTAGAAAGTTATTGGGAATATATTTCTTTTAAAGGTGAAAAAAATGTTTATTTCGCTGGTGATGGGGCTCGGATTGATAATGATGGATATATTTGGATTATGGGAAGAGTTGATGATGTTATAAGTGTTTCCGGGCATCGTTTGGGAACTATGGAGATAGAGTCCGCATTAGTAAGTCATAAATCAGTTGCGGAAGCTGCTGTTGTCGGAAGAAAAGATGATTTAAAAGGTGAGGCTATTGTTGCATTTGTATCTTTAGAAAAAGATATAAATAGTTTTCCAGAAATAGTTGAGGAGTTAAAGAAACATGTAGTTAATGAAATTGGAATTATTGCTAAACCAGAAAAAATAATAATTTCAGATTCTCTTCCAAAAACGCGTAGTGGAAAAATAATGAGAAGAATTTTGAGATCCTTGGCAGAAGGCGAAAAAATAAGTGGAGATATTAGTACTCTTGAAGATAGTTCTGTTTTAGAAAAATTAAAGGAAATATCTTAA
- a CDS encoding DUF1350 family protein has protein sequence MTFTKYQFNNYCYWPSNPKKIIEFIGGSYLASKPDLTYKRFIKSLIDKNYAVHAYKYTPQFDHQELAMKAWKDFKNCQRSLSKRIGTSIPSIRIGHSLGCKLHLISPDGGRNCEKFISISFNNFSANRSIPFLKKISQKLEFNSEFSPSPERTFGIIKRTYNQKNNFLIKFNSDELDQTDKLLSCLRARKEDNSKGIKLKGTHTIIASAGLRENFLGDWADDDFKRNTIKQISNLIDKSI, from the coding sequence ATGACTTTTACAAAATATCAATTTAATAATTACTGTTATTGGCCTTCAAATCCCAAAAAAATTATAGAATTTATTGGAGGCAGTTATTTAGCATCTAAACCAGATTTAACTTACAAAAGATTTATAAAAAGCTTAATAGATAAAAACTATGCAGTACATGCATACAAATACACTCCTCAATTTGACCATCAAGAACTGGCAATGAAAGCCTGGAAAGATTTTAAAAATTGTCAACGATCCTTATCAAAGAGAATCGGAACATCAATTCCTTCAATAAGAATTGGACATAGCCTTGGTTGCAAACTTCACTTAATTTCTCCAGATGGAGGTAGGAATTGCGAGAAATTTATATCAATAAGTTTTAATAACTTTAGTGCTAACAGATCTATACCATTTTTAAAAAAGATTTCTCAAAAATTAGAATTCAATAGTGAATTCAGCCCAAGCCCAGAAAGAACTTTTGGAATAATCAAAAGAACTTATAATCAAAAAAATAATTTTCTAATAAAATTCAACTCAGATGAATTAGATCAAACAGATAAATTACTTTCTTGTCTTAGAGCAAGAAAAGAAGATAACTCCAAAGGAATAAAGCTTAAGGGAACTCATACTATTATTGCTAGCGCAGGACTAAGAGAAAATTTCTTAGGTGATTGGGCTGACGATGATTTTAAAAGAAATACAATCAAACAAATATCTAATTTGATTGATAAATCAATTTAA